A single window of Nicotiana sylvestris chromosome 3, ASM39365v2, whole genome shotgun sequence DNA harbors:
- the LOC138887125 gene encoding uncharacterized protein: MLIRDNFNKLKNCDLCYRCGKPGYFMKDCPLLKQEFSKNYHEKIAMTNPVPFKDFKRKRSADNMMRQALAAWGDSSSESEDEPDTDDDEDNGNKEDRDSLTLVLGESEQTRDELVDIVTDHKKTIEILRKEKNDLLVEIADLRETILKPWTKSKTENSGKGKEIASEEHIRLGNEVKAMRSRMCAEIEKNKQLQTNLERVKNDLEMSLKSTQRFKEDVPDNNQSVLKNKVFAEMGTMKGSGQQWFIDSGCSKYITGINTDFVSLKALQGRSVSFGNGKKGNILGVGKVGKSLTHFIENMYYVNVLKYSLLSVSQICDKGNKVEFLSKIYTVTDLVTGEIVFVTKRYKNIYVADFESL, translated from the exons atgctaATAAGGGACAACtttaacaaactaaaaaattGTGATCTTTGTTACAGGTGTGGAAAGCCTGGATACTTCATGAAAGACtgtcctctcttgaagcaagaattctccaagaactACCATGAGAAAATAGCTATGACGAACCCGGTTCCTTTCAAGGACTTCAAGAGAAAAAGATCCGCTGACAATATGATGAGGCaggctcttgcagcatggggggattcctctagtgagtctgaagatgaacctgatactg atgatgatgaagacaatggcaacaaagag GATAGGGATTCTTTGACCTTAGTCTTAGGAGaatctgaacaaactagagatgaaTTAGTTGACATAGTTACTGACCataagaaaaccattgaaatcctcagaaaagaaaagaatgattTGTTGGTAGAAATTGCAGACCTAAGGGAAACAATACTGAAACCATGGACTAAGTCAAAAACTGAAAATTCTGGAAAGGGAAAGGAGATAGccagtgaggaacacattaggcttggAAATGAGGTGAAAGCTATGAGATCTAGGATGTgtgctgaaattgagaaaaacaagCAACTCCAAACTAATCTGGAAAGAGTAAAGAATGATCTTGAAATGTCCCTAAA GAGCACTCAGCGCTTCAAGGAAGATGTTCCGGATAACAATCAATCGGTTctgaaaaacaaagtgtttgctgaaaTG GGAACAATGAAAGGAagcggtcaacaatggttcatagATAGTGGGTGTTCAAAGTACATAACTGGGATCAACACAGACTTTGTTTCACTAAAAGCCTTACAGGGaaggagtgtatcctttggcaatggtaAAAAGGGgaacattcttggagttggaaaagtcgggaagtcactcactcattttattgaaaatatgtactatgtcaatgtccttaagtacagtctcttgagtgtctctcaaatttgtgataaaggaaacaaggtggaattttTGTCCAAAATATATACAGTCACTGACCTTGTGACCGGTGAAATAGTATTTGTGActaaaagatacaagaacatctatgtcgCTGATTTCGAGTCTTTAtag